The following coding sequences lie in one Microvirga sp. 17 mud 1-3 genomic window:
- a CDS encoding N-acetylmuramoyl-L-alanine amidase, translating to MTRYIRLFCLLAAAALLAAAPDGARAVGGAQAGTAVVAADVAVEAEAGRTRFKISLSREVTIQTHVMERPDRLIVDLPEVAFHLPPESGRKATGLVSSFRYGLFAPGRSRMVMDLAQPAVVSAIRTEPGAFGGAVVLVIELSRADREEFRKAAALSAASSSNQAGEGADTAQAPKDNRPVIVIDPGHGGIDPGANALTGAYEKDIVLAFAQALKKKLEAKGLYRVVLTRDQDVFISLGDRVRAARAARADLFISVHADSISGGQEVRGLTVYTGSERASDADSAQLADRENKADAAAGIDVGDGPDEVMDILQDLTLRETRSFSHRFAGSLVGELESIARLNKNPRREAGFRVLRAYDVPSVLVELGYLSSRQDLDLLMSEEWRGKATGAMTAAVDRFFATRLARQGAAAVLP from the coding sequence ATGACGCGCTACATACGCCTTTTCTGCCTCCTCGCGGCGGCCGCGCTCCTCGCGGCCGCGCCCGATGGCGCGCGGGCGGTCGGTGGGGCGCAGGCCGGTACGGCGGTGGTTGCGGCCGACGTCGCGGTCGAGGCCGAAGCGGGGCGGACCCGCTTCAAGATCAGCCTTTCCCGGGAAGTCACCATTCAGACCCACGTGATGGAGCGGCCGGACCGCCTGATCGTCGACCTGCCCGAGGTGGCCTTCCATCTGCCGCCGGAGAGCGGCCGAAAGGCGACAGGTCTCGTCTCATCCTTCCGGTACGGTCTCTTTGCGCCCGGGCGCTCGCGGATGGTAATGGATCTGGCCCAGCCGGCGGTGGTCTCGGCGATCCGGACCGAGCCGGGCGCCTTTGGCGGCGCGGTCGTACTGGTGATCGAGCTGAGCCGGGCCGACCGGGAGGAGTTCCGCAAGGCCGCGGCCCTGAGCGCCGCCTCCTCGTCGAACCAGGCCGGGGAGGGCGCCGATACTGCCCAGGCACCCAAGGATAACCGTCCCGTCATCGTGATCGACCCCGGCCACGGGGGCATCGATCCCGGCGCGAACGCTCTCACGGGCGCTTACGAGAAGGACATCGTCCTCGCTTTCGCCCAGGCCCTAAAGAAAAAGCTTGAGGCCAAAGGGCTTTATCGCGTGGTCCTCACCCGGGACCAGGATGTGTTCATCTCCCTTGGGGACCGGGTACGGGCTGCCCGCGCGGCCCGTGCGGACCTCTTCATCTCGGTCCACGCGGATTCCATCTCGGGTGGCCAGGAGGTGCGCGGGCTCACGGTCTATACGGGCTCGGAGCGAGCCTCGGACGCGGATTCGGCCCAACTGGCGGACCGAGAGAACAAGGCCGATGCCGCAGCCGGAATCGACGTGGGTGACGGGCCGGACGAGGTCATGGACATCCTCCAGGACCTTACCCTGCGCGAGACACGGAGCTTCTCCCACCGTTTCGCCGGCAGCCTCGTCGGGGAACTCGAGTCCATTGCCCGCTTGAACAAGAACCCCCGCCGGGAGGCCGGCTTCCGGGTTCTTCGGGCCTATGACGTCCCGTCGGTACTGGTGGAGTTGGGCTATCTGTCCAGCCGTCAGGATCTCGACCTGCTCATGTCAGAGGAGTGGCGCGGCAAGGCGACCGGAGCCATGACGGCAGCGGTGGACCGCTTCTTTGCAACCAGGCTCGCCCGCCAAGGCGCTGCCGCAGTTTTACCATAG
- a CDS encoding penicillin-binding protein 1A, translating to MRFVLRFFGFLFSVGAIVFLIGALGLAYGYWTFSKDLPDHAQLANYEPPVMTRVHATDGSLIAEYARERRLYVPIQAIPKLVVSAFLSAEDKNFYKHAGIDPEGIVRAVVANLRSGGKREQGASTITQQVAKNFLLTNERTYERKIREALLALKIETTFSKDKILELYLNEIYLGLGNYGIAAAALNYFGKSVHELSIAEVAYMAALPKAPNNYHPFRQRQAALDRRNWVIDRMVENGYITREAGDAAKKEPLNVNPRVVSPNSIASGYFAEGVRRDIAERYGEETLYEGGLVIRATLDPQMQAMARKALVDGLVRFDQARGWRGAPQKLDLAGREWGLALAEVPSLGDVQPWRMAVVLEVSGGRARIGLQPRKDAAGRVVPERETGIIAAEGVKWTRRTVDKALSPGDVVYVDPLEGKDDQFRLRQIPEISGAIVAMDPYTGRVLAMVGGFSFDQSEFNRANQAMRQPGSSFKPIVYATALDKGYTPSSQILDAPFVLDMGPGQAAWAPSNYDGKSAGLRTLRYGIEHSKNLMTVRLANEVGMPTIAEYARRFGVYDDMLPLLSMSLGAGETTVMRMTAAYSMFVNGGRRIKPTLIDRIQDRNGRTIYRHDGRKCDGCDAAQWDGGGPPKLTDDREQVLDPLTAYQMTSILEGVVQRGTAQSVKAVGKPVAGKTGTTNDAKDVWFVGFSPDLAVGVFLGYDKPQSLGNAATAGQYAAPVFRDFMQMALKDKPATPFRVPAGIKLIRVNASTGTRAGSGEGGGVIVEAFKPGTGPPESYVPPDVDVPQAEISPEAQRAVGVGIGGLY from the coding sequence ATGCGCTTCGTCCTACGATTCTTCGGGTTTCTCTTCAGCGTCGGGGCGATCGTCTTCCTGATCGGCGCCCTTGGCCTGGCCTATGGATACTGGACCTTCTCGAAGGACCTTCCCGACCACGCGCAGCTTGCCAATTACGAGCCGCCGGTCATGACCCGGGTCCATGCGACGGACGGCAGCCTGATCGCCGAGTATGCTCGCGAGCGGCGCCTCTATGTCCCGATCCAGGCCATTCCGAAACTCGTCGTCTCGGCCTTCCTGTCGGCCGAAGACAAGAATTTCTACAAGCATGCCGGTATCGACCCCGAAGGAATCGTCCGTGCCGTCGTCGCCAACTTGCGCTCCGGCGGCAAGCGCGAGCAGGGCGCCTCGACGATTACCCAGCAGGTGGCGAAGAACTTCTTGCTCACCAACGAGCGGACCTACGAGCGCAAGATCCGAGAGGCGCTCCTGGCCCTGAAGATCGAGACGACCTTCTCGAAGGACAAGATCCTCGAACTGTATCTCAACGAGATATATCTCGGCCTCGGCAATTATGGCATCGCGGCCGCCGCGCTGAACTACTTCGGCAAATCCGTGCACGAGCTCAGCATCGCCGAGGTCGCATATATGGCGGCCCTGCCGAAAGCGCCCAACAACTACCATCCCTTCCGCCAACGCCAGGCCGCTCTCGACCGGCGCAACTGGGTGATCGACCGGATGGTCGAGAACGGCTACATCACCCGCGAGGCGGGCGATGCGGCCAAGAAAGAGCCGCTCAACGTCAACCCGCGGGTCGTCTCTCCCAACAGCATCGCGTCTGGCTATTTCGCCGAGGGCGTGCGCCGCGACATTGCCGAGCGCTATGGGGAAGAGACCCTCTACGAGGGCGGCCTCGTCATCCGCGCGACCCTCGACCCTCAGATGCAAGCCATGGCCCGCAAGGCCCTCGTGGACGGTCTTGTGCGCTTCGACCAGGCCCGTGGCTGGCGCGGCGCGCCGCAGAAGCTGGATCTCGCCGGCCGCGAATGGGGCCTTGCCCTTGCGGAAGTTCCTTCGCTCGGAGACGTGCAGCCCTGGCGCATGGCCGTGGTTCTGGAGGTTTCCGGCGGGCGGGCGCGCATCGGCCTCCAGCCCCGCAAGGACGCGGCTGGCCGTGTCGTCCCGGAGCGCGAGACCGGTATCATCGCGGCTGAGGGCGTGAAATGGACCCGCCGCACCGTCGACAAGGCGCTCTCGCCCGGCGACGTGGTCTATGTTGACCCCCTGGAGGGCAAGGACGACCAGTTCCGGCTCCGCCAGATCCCGGAGATCTCAGGCGCCATCGTGGCCATGGACCCCTATACGGGCCGCGTGCTCGCGATGGTGGGCGGCTTCTCGTTCGACCAGAGTGAGTTCAACCGCGCCAACCAGGCCATGCGCCAGCCTGGCTCCTCGTTCAAGCCGATCGTGTATGCGACGGCCCTGGACAAGGGCTATACGCCCTCGAGTCAGATCCTCGACGCGCCCTTCGTCCTCGACATGGGCCCCGGCCAGGCTGCCTGGGCGCCGTCCAACTATGACGGCAAGTCCGCGGGCCTGCGCACTCTGCGCTATGGGATCGAGCATTCCAAGAACCTCATGACGGTCCGGCTCGCCAACGAGGTCGGGATGCCGACGATTGCCGAATATGCCCGTCGTTTCGGCGTCTATGACGACATGCTGCCACTGCTGTCCATGTCCCTTGGGGCGGGCGAGACGACCGTCATGCGCATGACCGCGGCCTATTCCATGTTCGTCAATGGTGGCCGGCGTATCAAGCCGACCCTGATTGATCGGATCCAGGACCGCAACGGGCGCACGATCTACCGCCATGACGGCCGAAAGTGCGATGGCTGCGATGCCGCGCAGTGGGACGGCGGCGGGCCGCCGAAACTGACGGACGACCGCGAGCAGGTTCTCGACCCCCTCACGGCCTACCAGATGACCTCGATCCTCGAGGGCGTTGTCCAGCGCGGCACGGCCCAATCCGTCAAGGCGGTCGGCAAGCCGGTGGCTGGCAAGACTGGCACGACCAACGACGCGAAGGATGTGTGGTTTGTCGGCTTCTCGCCCGATCTCGCCGTGGGCGTGTTCCTGGGCTACGACAAGCCGCAATCTCTCGGCAACGCGGCGACGGCCGGGCAATATGCGGCGCCGGTTTTCCGCGATTTCATGCAGATGGCCCTCAAGGATAAGCCCGCGACGCCGTTCCGCGTGCCGGCAGGGATCAAGCTCATCCGCGTCAATGCCTCCACGGGCACCCGCGCCGGGTCCGGTGAGGGCGGTGGCGTCATTGTCGAGGCGTTCAAGCCCGGTACCGGCCCGCCCGAATCCTACGTCCCGCCTGACGTGGATGTACCTCAGGCCGAAATCTCGCCGGAAGCCCAGCGGGCCGTCGGGGTCGGCATCGGCGGATTGTACTGA
- the prfB gene encoding peptide chain release factor 2 (programmed frameshift) encodes MRAEIEHLVEETKQSVGLLRRHLDWDNAQRRLAELNANAENPDFWNDADAAQKIMRERTSLEDQITAIKRLEQELEDAITLIELGEAEDDEGTIGEGEEQIRALQAEAARRQVETLLSGEADGNDTYLEVHSGAGGTESQDWASMLQRMYARWAERRKYKVELLEVTDGEEAGIKSATLLIKGHNAYGWLKTESGVHRLVRISPYDSNARRHTSFASVWVYPVVDDRINIEIKESDCRIDTFRSSGAGGQHVNTTDSAVRITHIPSGIVVACQQERSQHKNRATAWNMLRARLYEAELKKREEKANAEAAAKTDIGWGHQIRSYVLQPYQMVKDLRTGAQSTSPQDVLDGDLDPFMEASLAQRVYGGEAEVEDID; translated from the exons ATGCGCGCCGAAATCGAGCACCTCGTAGAAGAGACCAAGCAGTCAGTCGGGCTGCTGAGGAGGCATCTT GACTGGGATAATGCCCAGCGACGCCTCGCAGAACTGAACGCCAACGCTGAGAATCCGGATTTCTGGAACGATGCGGACGCCGCGCAGAAGATCATGCGCGAGCGAACCAGCCTCGAAGACCAGATCACGGCCATCAAGCGCCTCGAGCAGGAGCTCGAAGACGCGATCACGCTGATCGAGCTCGGTGAGGCCGAGGATGACGAAGGCACGATCGGCGAGGGCGAGGAGCAGATCCGCGCCCTGCAGGCCGAGGCAGCCCGCCGTCAGGTCGAGACGCTCCTGTCCGGCGAGGCGGATGGAAACGACACCTATCTGGAGGTTCATTCAGGCGCCGGCGGCACGGAAAGCCAGGATTGGGCCTCCATGCTCCAGCGCATGTATGCCCGCTGGGCCGAGCGGCGGAAGTACAAGGTCGAGCTCCTGGAAGTGACCGACGGCGAGGAGGCGGGCATCAAGAGCGCCACCCTGCTCATCAAGGGTCACAACGCCTATGGCTGGCTCAAGACCGAATCCGGCGTGCACCGGCTCGTGCGAATCTCGCCCTACGATTCGAATGCCCGCCGCCACACCAGCTTCGCGTCCGTGTGGGTCTATCCGGTGGTGGACGACCGCATCAACATCGAGATCAAGGAATCCGACTGCCGCATCGATACGTTCCGGTCATCGGGCGCAGGCGGCCAGCACGTGAACACGACCGACTCGGCGGTGCGCATCACGCACATCCCGAGCGGCATTGTGGTGGCCTGTCAGCAGGAGCGTTCCCAGCACAAGAACCGGGCGACCGCCTGGAACATGCTGCGCGCCCGTCTCTATGAAGCCGAGCTGAAGAAGCGTGAGGAGAAAGCCAACGCTGAGGCCGCCGCCAAGACCGATATCGGCTGGGGCCACCAGATCCGCTCCTATGTGCTGCAGCCCTACCAGATGGTGAAGGACCTGCGCACCGGCGCTCAATCCACGAGCCCGCAGGACGTGCTCGACGGCGACCTCGATCCGTTCATGGAGGCCTCTCTGGCTCAGCGGGTCTATGGAGGCGAGGCCGAGGTGGAAGACATCGACTAA
- a CDS encoding peroxiredoxin, with amino-acid sequence MTLTTGAPAPSFSLPATDGRQISLDGLKGRKVVLYFYPKDDTSGCTLEAQAFQSLRKDFEAADTEIIGISPDSLKSHDKFRAKYGLDFPLASDEGKDMLEAYGVWVEKSMYGRKYMGVERTTILIDRDGTIARIWPKVKVPGHAEEVLEAARAL; translated from the coding sequence ATGACGTTGACGACAGGGGCACCGGCTCCTTCTTTCTCTCTACCTGCGACGGACGGCCGCCAGATTAGTTTGGACGGGCTCAAGGGCCGGAAAGTCGTGCTCTATTTCTATCCGAAGGACGATACGAGCGGCTGCACCCTGGAGGCCCAGGCGTTCCAGTCTCTCCGTAAGGACTTTGAGGCGGCCGATACGGAGATTATCGGAATCTCGCCCGACAGCCTGAAGAGCCACGATAAATTCCGAGCCAAATACGGCCTCGATTTCCCTCTCGCGTCGGACGAGGGAAAGGACATGCTGGAAGCCTACGGCGTCTGGGTCGAGAAAAGCATGTATGGCCGCAAATATATGGGCGTAGAGCGCACAACGATCCTCATCGACCGGGACGGTACGATCGCGCGGATCTGGCCGAAGGTGAAGGTGCCCGGCCACGCAGAGGAAGTGCTGGAAGCCGCACGAGCGCTTTGA
- a CDS encoding DUF3971 domain-containing protein: MKPFLRTRSPRPQPVKRSAVRRVLKGALYLKLGLLLFACIVFGILYMRLSAGPLNFGRLPERVAEALASRIGPGWTVTLRNTAIGLHGGAPVLMTDGLDVRAPDGALVLRAPSALVSVDGISLLTGNLQPKSIELRDLQLRVLVNRDGSLTFSSEGGEASGPQPAPPPAVGGAPHENATWMAHPATGASPVSGVVGSLFELIVGPQSILNSLDSAQVTNARLVFIDADGRRRGALDRLDAVFDWSDAGRRRFSASVEGQQGGWQLSGDASIENGGYRAALEANNAPIQDILLLTGLSALPATTDLEFSGRVDAAYANGRVTELKAKLDSNAGAIQIDDKDTSPLTVEHATIEASWDEKARALDLPRLELDGGGNRVQLQGRLLTAVAGEGWHLALTGRDLILSGPAEGDKPVRIGTLGAELSGPDGVVLKSVRLDGPELAAEISGVLGASADPHGLNLNVRAAKTDVRTAIRIWPEAVAPPVRTFLKANLKAGLLDSFALKVAMTGDDILKAVSGGPIPDETLAIDFSIVNGTLKAAEGLPPVSGMSVTGRVTGRSVALQAPTGRVEMPEGRSLAASEGTFRLENYWDDNALAKIDFRLRGSADGLGALLQQPLVHEIAGFDVDPATMKGKTDMHVGIGLAVNDIPAFADLPLKVTGGVSEFGIDKIFGKDRLENANLAIAYDRGNLSIKGDGKLGGSGASIDVHKTPDGGEANVAFSLDDAARAKRGLSFGSQLNGPLAIKASLPLGPPEKQGIRVEADLTKASVDQLIPGWVKPSGRPGKVSFTMVEGPTTEIRDLQLDAGAVQLHGSAVLSGEGGLEKADLSTFKLSPGDDMRAQIDRVNGAYKVVIRGNVGDARPFTKSFGSPSAPAGRGASRDTKDFDLDVALNILAGYNSEAITNAAIKLSMRKDNIRQVDMKGRLGATDIVAKTVNQAGAGPTIVLQSQDAGALLRFLDVYKRMVGGDLVLQMAAGDGPQAGALTLRDFALKNEPALRRIIPTQTQVVAGQDKAGNPQAVRVDVNEVAFTKARVDFTRTAGRLEFKDAAIFGSQVGFTLGGYIDNAKDRMDISGTFVPAYGLNNAFAQVPLFGPLLGGGQYEGLFAVNFRVAGPSDAPTLTVNPLSAVAPGFLRKLFGAGGGATPTEAPPIASDR; this comes from the coding sequence ATGAAGCCATTCCTTCGCACCAGATCGCCCCGGCCTCAGCCGGTGAAGCGCAGCGCCGTCCGGCGCGTGCTCAAGGGCGCTCTCTATCTGAAGCTTGGCCTTCTCCTCTTCGCCTGTATCGTCTTCGGCATCCTCTATATGCGCCTTTCGGCCGGGCCCCTGAATTTCGGCCGGCTCCCTGAGAGGGTCGCCGAGGCGCTGGCATCGCGGATCGGGCCGGGCTGGACCGTCACATTGCGGAATACCGCAATCGGGCTGCATGGAGGCGCACCGGTTCTCATGACCGACGGGTTGGACGTGCGTGCTCCGGATGGCGCCCTGGTTCTGCGTGCGCCATCGGCGCTCGTGAGCGTCGACGGCATTTCCCTGCTCACCGGAAACCTGCAGCCGAAATCTATCGAGCTGCGTGATCTGCAGCTGCGCGTTCTCGTCAACCGGGACGGTTCCCTGACCTTCAGCTCCGAGGGCGGCGAGGCAAGCGGTCCGCAACCCGCGCCTCCGCCTGCCGTTGGCGGGGCGCCTCACGAGAATGCAACTTGGATGGCCCATCCTGCGACCGGGGCGTCGCCGGTCTCGGGCGTGGTCGGCTCTCTGTTCGAGCTGATCGTGGGCCCGCAGAGCATCCTCAATTCCCTGGACAGCGCCCAGGTGACCAATGCGCGGCTGGTCTTCATCGACGCGGACGGGCGTCGAAGGGGCGCTCTCGATCGGCTGGACGCGGTGTTCGACTGGTCCGACGCGGGACGCCGTCGTTTCTCGGCCAGCGTGGAGGGCCAACAGGGCGGCTGGCAGCTCAGCGGCGATGCGAGCATTGAGAATGGGGGCTACCGTGCTGCCCTTGAAGCCAACAATGCGCCGATCCAGGATATTCTTCTCCTCACGGGCCTTTCGGCCCTCCCGGCGACCACCGATCTCGAATTCTCCGGCCGGGTCGACGCTGCCTATGCGAATGGCCGCGTCACCGAGCTGAAGGCGAAGCTCGACAGCAATGCCGGGGCGATCCAGATCGACGACAAGGATACTTCGCCGCTCACCGTGGAGCATGCGACCATCGAGGCTTCCTGGGACGAAAAGGCGAGGGCTCTCGACCTTCCGCGTCTGGAACTGGACGGCGGCGGGAACCGCGTGCAGCTTCAGGGGCGCCTCCTGACCGCCGTCGCCGGGGAAGGGTGGCATCTTGCCCTGACGGGCCGGGATTTGATTCTGTCCGGGCCGGCCGAGGGCGACAAGCCGGTCAGGATCGGCACGCTCGGTGCGGAGCTGTCGGGCCCTGACGGCGTCGTTTTGAAGAGCGTTCGGCTCGACGGGCCGGAACTCGCGGCGGAGATCAGCGGCGTGCTGGGTGCCTCGGCCGACCCCCATGGCCTCAATTTGAATGTGCGCGCGGCGAAGACCGACGTCAGAACCGCCATCCGGATCTGGCCCGAGGCCGTGGCGCCGCCGGTTCGGACCTTCCTCAAGGCCAATCTGAAGGCAGGTCTCCTGGATTCCTTCGCGCTAAAAGTGGCGATGACCGGCGATGATATCCTCAAGGCCGTGTCGGGAGGTCCCATCCCGGACGAGACCCTGGCCATCGACTTTTCCATCGTCAACGGGACCTTGAAGGCTGCGGAGGGCTTGCCGCCTGTCTCCGGCATGTCCGTGACGGGCCGTGTGACCGGAAGAAGCGTCGCCCTTCAAGCGCCGACCGGCCGCGTCGAGATGCCGGAGGGGCGCAGCCTTGCGGCCTCCGAAGGCACGTTCCGGCTCGAGAATTACTGGGACGACAATGCTCTAGCCAAGATCGATTTCCGCCTCAGAGGCAGCGCGGACGGCCTCGGAGCACTTCTTCAGCAGCCGCTCGTTCACGAGATTGCAGGCTTCGACGTCGATCCCGCAACCATGAAGGGCAAGACCGACATGCATGTGGGGATCGGGCTTGCGGTAAACGATATTCCGGCGTTTGCGGATCTCCCGCTGAAAGTGACGGGCGGCGTCAGCGAGTTCGGTATCGACAAGATCTTCGGCAAGGACCGGCTGGAGAATGCCAACCTGGCCATCGCCTATGACAGGGGGAACCTCTCCATCAAAGGCGACGGGAAGCTCGGTGGCAGCGGGGCCTCGATCGACGTGCACAAGACCCCGGATGGGGGCGAAGCCAACGTGGCCTTCAGTCTCGACGATGCGGCGCGTGCGAAGCGGGGCCTGTCGTTCGGCTCCCAGCTGAACGGACCGCTTGCCATCAAGGCCAGCCTTCCGCTCGGCCCTCCGGAGAAACAGGGCATCCGCGTGGAGGCGGATCTGACGAAGGCGAGCGTTGACCAGCTCATCCCCGGATGGGTCAAGCCGTCGGGACGTCCCGGCAAGGTGTCCTTCACGATGGTGGAGGGGCCGACCACGGAGATCCGCGATCTCCAGCTCGACGCGGGCGCCGTGCAGCTGCACGGCAGTGCCGTCCTGTCAGGCGAAGGCGGCCTCGAGAAGGCCGATCTTTCGACCTTCAAGCTGTCCCCGGGCGACGACATGCGGGCGCAGATCGATCGGGTGAATGGCGCCTATAAGGTCGTGATCCGCGGCAATGTGGGCGATGCGCGGCCCTTCACCAAGTCGTTCGGCTCCCCATCCGCTCCTGCAGGGCGCGGCGCTTCTCGGGATACGAAGGATTTCGACCTGGACGTCGCGCTCAATATCCTGGCGGGCTACAACAGCGAGGCGATCACGAACGCCGCCATCAAGTTGTCCATGCGCAAGGACAATATTCGCCAGGTGGACATGAAGGGCAGGCTCGGCGCGACCGATATCGTCGCCAAGACCGTCAATCAGGCCGGAGCAGGGCCGACCATTGTCCTCCAGTCGCAGGATGCAGGCGCGCTCCTGCGCTTTCTCGATGTCTACAAGCGGATGGTCGGCGGGGATCTCGTGCTCCAGATGGCGGCAGGCGACGGGCCGCAGGCCGGAGCGTTGACCCTTCGGGACTTCGCTCTCAAGAACGAGCCGGCTTTGCGGCGCATCATTCCGACCCAGACCCAGGTGGTTGCTGGACAGGACAAGGCCGGCAATCCTCAGGCGGTCCGCGTGGACGTGAACGAAGTGGCCTTTACCAAGGCCCGGGTCGATTTCACCCGCACGGCCGGGCGCCTGGAATTCAAGGATGCGGCGATCTTCGGGAGCCAGGTAGGCTTCACCCTCGGCGGCTATATCGACAATGCCAAGGATCGCATGGACATTTCGGGGACATTCGTGCCGGCCTATGGGCTCAACAACGCTTTCGCGCAGGTGCCCCTGTTCGGTCCGCTCCTGGGCGGCGGGCAGTACGAGGGGCTCTTCGCGGTCAATTTCCGTGTCGCCGGTCCGAGCGATGCACCGACCCTGACAGTCAACCCGCTCTCGGCCGTTGCGCCGGGCTTCCTGCGCAAGCTCTTTGGGGCCGGCGGAGGAGCAACGCCGACCGAAGCGCCGCCGATTGCCTCCGACCGCTGA
- the tyrS gene encoding tyrosine--tRNA ligase encodes MNAPTSEFMKVLTERGFIHQTSDFQGVDEAAREGRLTTYVGYDCTGPSLHVGHLLSIMMLHWLQKTGAGKPITLMGGGTTRVGDPSGKDESRKLLTPEQIEQNKESLRGVFSRLISFGDGARDAIMVDNAEWLTRLNYIDFLRDIGRHFSVNRMLSFDSVKLRLEREHELSFLEFNYMILQAYDFVELHRRYGCVLQMGGSDQWGNIVNGIDLGRRLGTAQLFAITCPLLTTASGAKMGKTASGAVWLNADMLSPYDYWQFWRNTEDADVGRFLKLFTTLPLDEVARLAALQGSEINEAKKVLATEATALIHGREAAERAAETAMKTFEQGALAESLPTVEVPSSALAEGIGVLAAFGPDYAKLVPSTSEARRQVKSGGLKVNDQVVTDERGILGASDVTAEGVIKLSFGKKKHVLLRAV; translated from the coding sequence ATGAACGCGCCGACATCGGAATTCATGAAGGTTCTGACCGAACGCGGCTTTATCCACCAGACGTCCGATTTCCAGGGCGTCGATGAAGCTGCGCGAGAGGGGCGCCTCACGACCTATGTGGGCTACGATTGCACGGGCCCGTCCCTTCACGTGGGCCATCTTCTGTCGATCATGATGCTGCATTGGCTCCAGAAGACCGGCGCCGGCAAGCCGATCACGCTCATGGGCGGCGGGACGACCCGGGTTGGAGACCCTTCGGGCAAGGACGAGAGCCGCAAGCTCCTCACGCCGGAACAGATCGAGCAGAACAAGGAGAGCCTTAGGGGCGTCTTCTCTCGCCTGATTAGTTTCGGCGACGGCGCGCGCGACGCGATCATGGTCGACAACGCCGAGTGGCTGACTCGGCTCAACTACATCGACTTCCTGCGGGATATCGGCCGCCATTTCTCGGTCAACCGCATGCTGTCCTTCGACAGCGTGAAACTGCGGCTCGAGCGCGAGCACGAGCTGTCGTTCCTGGAATTCAACTACATGATCCTCCAGGCCTACGACTTCGTGGAGCTGCACCGGCGCTACGGCTGCGTGCTGCAGATGGGCGGCTCCGACCAATGGGGCAACATCGTCAACGGCATCGATCTCGGCCGCCGCCTCGGGACGGCGCAGCTCTTCGCGATCACCTGCCCGCTGCTGACCACCGCCTCAGGTGCCAAGATGGGCAAGACCGCCTCCGGGGCCGTCTGGCTCAACGCGGACATGCTCAGCCCCTACGATTACTGGCAGTTCTGGCGCAACACCGAGGATGCCGATGTGGGGCGCTTCCTGAAGCTCTTCACCACCCTGCCCCTCGACGAAGTGGCCCGTCTCGCAGCTCTCCAGGGCTCCGAGATCAACGAGGCCAAGAAGGTGCTCGCGACCGAGGCCACTGCGCTCATCCACGGGCGCGAGGCGGCCGAACGGGCGGCCGAGACCGCCATGAAAACCTTCGAGCAGGGCGCCCTTGCGGAAAGCCTGCCGACCGTCGAAGTCCCCTCCTCGGCTCTGGCGGAGGGCATCGGCGTCCTCGCGGCCTTCGGGCCCGACTACGCCAAGCTCGTGCCGTCCACCAGCGAGGCGCGACGTCAGGTCAAGAGCGGCGGTCTCAAGGTCAACGATCAGGTGGTGACGGATGAACGTGGTATTCTCGGCGCGTCCGACGTAACGGCCGAAGGAGTTATCAAGCTGTCCTTCGGCAAGAAGAAGCACGTCCTCCTGCGGGCCGTCTGA